Part of the Lotus japonicus ecotype B-129 chromosome 6, LjGifu_v1.2 genome, GTCACCAACAAATTTGCATTACCAATAGGTCCAAAGAACTTGGTACACTCGTCAACACCAAAATTGGGGCACTTTGACATTACATTGTCTGCATCTTGATGCCTACGGAGCTTTAACAGCGCTTCAGCTTGCAGACCAAAAATCTGGAAGCCAGAACCAGAGTCATATAACTGATATAAGCATGATtggcacatgttgtatgaaTGCATGAGTGAGTGATAGAGAGAAAGAATGAACTAATTAAACAGCACATGGTGAGATTACAGCATTACAGGCTAATAATGACTCACCTGTGGAGCAGAATCTGCCCCGGATGATATAGCATTGCTGGTTTCGGTAATCAATTTGTTCCAATCTCCTTGCCGGCGAGCCTCAGTGCACTTGTTTAGATGGACCTGAAGAGCCTTCGCTTTCGCAACCTCGTCCGGATCGGCCTCCGATCCTGCTTGTTTATAATGATAAAGGGCCTTATCTGTTTCTCCTAATCTGTAGTAACACACACTTTGAGTCACAGCAAGTAtcaaaacaaattaaaagaaacctTTTCACAAACAGCTCAACTGCATGGTTACATTACACCTTTCCAATTGAAATCGAACTGACCTACCTAAGGTGCAAATTTCCCAACCGGTGATGCGCTCTTTGGTAATGAGGCTCAATCTGAATAGCTTCTCTGCATTCAAACACAGCCTCAAGAATCCTACCAAGTGCAGTTAATGCAGCACTTCTATTGCTTCTATAGGAAGCTTTATTTGGATCCATGGCAATAGCAGCATCATACAAAGCCAAAGCCTCTTCAAATCTTCCATTTTTATAATCCTCATTCCCCATTATCTTCAATTGCTCAGGATCCATTCTAGTAGACAAAGCCCTGCAAAATGAACCcgggttttgttgttgttgttgttgctgttgttgttgttgtttagtCTCATTGTTCCTATTGTATCCTCCTGATCCATTGGCAACATTGTAATCCATTGTGTTTTGGTAGCTATTATCTTGGCTTGTTCCCTGCCTAATGTTACCTAAATTACCAAACAACATCACGTTGCTTGAAGAGGCTCGAACAAGGTTACCGGTTCCCCGGTTCTTTTGGTGATCATTGATCATGCTTTCGAGCTCCCCGAAAATTCCAATAGCTTCTCTGGGCACTGTTCTTCCCTGGCTAACGTAGCCTTGAGCTGGTGACACCCTTGCAGCCGCAACACGTGGCATTTCgctgtgttgttgttgtttcctTTGGGGATTTTGGTGTGTTGTTAATGGCTTCTGTGGATTGGAATTGGATGGAGGAGAAGGAGCATTGGAGACAGAGCGAGATGAAGCGCTTGTGGCGGCGTTGGATGAAGCAGCTGCAGCAGCACCAGCTAAAACGGCGTCGTTGTTTGAGCCACTACGACGCCGTTTTGTATCGCTGGTATTGTTGTGGTTGGTTACAGGAGAAGAACCTGCAGAGGAGGATGAGGATGGTTTTCGTGACCAACCATTTCGTCCGAACACTGCTGTTATCAACCCACAACCTGCAGGTTTCTTCTCTTGTGTTGAATTGTTTTCTCCCATTTTTACTTTTCTATTCCTTTTCTTGTGtaacaagaaataaaaaatttagaaaaaagagATCAAATTTCTGGCTAAGCTAGCAAAGATAAAAGTGAGTTCTAAATTTGAACATCCTAAAGTTGAAACACTTGGGCACCTTACAATACAAAAAGTGTAGAGAGATTGAATTGAGTTGGGTGAGTATAGGATTTTGAATCCAGGAGATTTTCTACAAAGCCTCCTCCTGGAGAGGCTGCAAGGAAACAAAATTTCTTTCTGTTTGTCTCTCTAGGAAAATGGAGAGAGGGAAACTCCAATGTATGATCCAGAGAGTTGGttgcaggaaaaaaaaaaaagagtaatgaAAGGGAAACTCAGCTTTTTTATTGAAGATCAAACACTGCAATCAATAGCTGGCTTTCAATTTTTCTACTTCTGTGAATTCTTTGTTTAATTTCGTTTTTTGAtgcatttttttatgaaattgtttTATTGGTTTTTGTTTGATTGTGACAGGAAAACCAACAAGACCCGGTCGTAGGCTTAAGGAGGATCTCAGCAAATTTAGAAATGACAAcaatttatttagaaaaaaatagCGAGGAAACATGAACAGAAAGGCATGATGCTTCACACGTTCCCAGCTGTAACATGACAAAAATTAGTATAGAAGTTGCAAATTAAACGAAAATGTATTCACCTTATTTTTATAATCTAATTTTAAAGAGTCATTTCACAATTAATGTActcaattgatttttttaattaactatATTCGTGTTTTTTTAAAAGCggaatatattatatatattattataatgAGGAAAATGTTAAGATATACAACATTCTCAAAATGTATCAAAAACTCACACAATCAAGGTTGACCAccttaaaaagagaaaaaaaaagaactcaTAATAGCGTCAAATCAAAGACATAAGCCTCTAAAACCAAAAGCCTCGCGCCCAAAGCACAACAATGAAGCTCTCAGAGAGCCCGAAATCGGTGGCTTGTCCCGATCTTTCGTCGTCTCTGGATGAGATATTCACAACCCTCCCATGCTCATATATTCCTAAGTATGTTTCTAGGTGAATTCAAAAAActtttctcttcctttttcctcTACAAACTCACGGCCATAGGCCTCTTTTCATGcacaattttttctttcaactctTTTCAAGTTATAACTCCCTTTCATGCTTATATAAAGCTAATCTTACAACTTACACTTAAATTTTTCTTCAATTactcaaaatgcaagaaacATGTAACAACTAGCAACtttatcaacaatttcaaactcaaacttCCCCATTTAGCAACCCAAGTATCATGCACCAATTCTAGGCTTCAAAAATGATAATTTCACCCCAAAACTATGGCATGCTCTCAGCCCCATAGGATTCATGCGCCTCCAACATTTTCTTCCAAAACTAATTAGTTCCTAGGCATTTTACGTCAACCAAACAGCCTTAAATCATTTTATGCTATACTaactttttttctattttctctttattctttcttttcattttcttttcacttACTTTTTTTAATACATACCAAACATACCTTCAACCAACGCAATTCAAATACAGAGTGTTGGATGTGTACAGTTTCACATGAAAATTTGTTCCCTCACAAACTcggattattaattattaataattaaatatattgatACAATTGTATAATAATATATGCTTAAAATAAATACGGTACAACTTtgtaaaatcaaatcaaatgggAATGGCCTTAGAAGAATTGGTTCTTTCTGCTTacgaaaatataaaaatagaaatGTGTTGCTACAATTAGGTAGCAATGGACTTTCAAATGGCGATTGGTATAGCTTACTACAATTTCCAGTCACATTAGATTCTGACTTGAAAATAATGTTTGTCTATTCACGTAACTATCTTGATATCAAATCAATCGATCGACAACAAATCACGAAAATAATTGTTGTCTCTTGTGCATCATCATTAAGGTACCTCATCCACACTCCTCGGCAGAAGTTGAAGAGAGAATTTTTCAACATAAACAAAACTCACCGCATTACTTCTTTTTTAACACAATCTTTTGAAGCTGAGGTGGGTAGTGCTAGCTTGTGACCTAAGTGGGTACCGACAGTGGCGAAGTCAGAATTTTTATAAAATCTGTGCAAATTTTAAAAGTGTAAACCCACACgtgatatataatatatatatataaatagtcATAAACCGAAATAAAAAAGACTTGTCATTTTACTAATAAAAGTATGACTAACCCAATTTTCATTCCAATTTCATCCACACATGACATGTCCAAGAAGACaatattaaataagaaaaaaatgaatttgttaTTCACTTAAATTAAGTGTATAGAAAGAAGAGAGATGAAACATACCAATATACTAAACAAAATCACGAGGAAATtgcctttttcgagacttcatTGCGGTATATGTTCGAATGAATATATCTTGCTCGGTGTAACATATCATCAAGTTATTAAATCACTCATTCTTCATCTTGTTGCGCAATTTTGACTTGATAAACTTCATTGTTGAAAAGCTCTTTCAACGGATGCTATCAACACCCTCAATATCAAAGCCAACGTAACTCAATAAGTTTGTACACCAATAAAAATACCAAATGTTTCTCAGTTTCAACCATCTTCATAGCCAAACTTGCAACATCATCACAAGTAGAAAATGAAGCATGCATTTTCACTTGAAGTGCAAAAGTGTCGAGTTGCTCCTTTATTGTTCCTCGGTCAACATCAGAAAAGTCTGCACGATAAATATCAGCAAGATGAGCAAGCTTATTAACATCAAACCTGGAGAAAGAGTTCTTAAGGTCAAGACATGAGAAGCAATCAAGCACAGTGTTAGATCTTTCACTTAAGCGGTGATCCATCTTCACACATATTTGTCAATAGCAACATAATAATATGTGCACAGTAATGGTGAAGATTAGTGATAGTCCTCCCTTCTAGCCTTGAATGATCCTGAACCGGTATTTCTTCATCCATACTTGGCACCGGAAAAATTCTTGGACAACACCAAATAAATTATCCCAACCACTCACTCTCAATGTGTTCAACCGAGTTTTGACATCGTCAACTAATTCCATGGCAATCACAGTATTAAGATCTTTTCGTTGCAAGACTTTTGAAAACTCGTTTGTGATACCGAACAACTTTAACATAATTAAGCTTCAAAATGAAAGCAAATTTAAAGCTCTCAATTTTTTCTATCAAACCCGCTGCTTGAGATGGTTCACGTCCATCTTCATAAACCATACTAAGCACCCTTAACACGGACGACCACATCTAATCCAAACGAAGCAAGGTAATATGATGTGAATCCCATCTAGTATCTCCGAGTGTAGCGAGACTAGATGATTGGTGCAATCCCCTTCCTTTAGATATCTCACCATTCTCAAGTTTATTCAAAATATCTTGGTGTTATGCCTCTGTCAGTGCATCTCTTGTCTTGCAAGATGCACTTGGTGTGGTCACAATCAAGGAGATGTGCTTAAAGAAATCATGAATAGATGAGAAACTACTAGCAACGACACAACCACCAATTGCAAACGGTGAGCATAGCAATGGACATAGAAAGCATAAAGATTTTCATATAGAATCTTTCTTTGCAAACCATTAAATTCACTTCTCATATTTGAAGCTCATATTTGAAGCTCCATAATATCCTTGCCCTCATATCCTTGAAATAGATAACTTGTAACGATCAAGAATACCATAAAGAGTATCATTTAGTGCCTCGGATGTAGTATCTTTGACATGATGTAGAGCAAGAAATCGTTCCACAACCTTCACTTTGTCATTCAAAAACctagaaaaaaatataaggTTAGTTCGCGGCATGGAGAATAATAAATAATGGAAAGTACAACTACTAACCTCAACTGTTAAATTCAAACGCTACTTGAGTGAGATTTGATTTTTGTCCATCGCTGAAAAATCTTTCGAAATACGCCCTCAAACTTTTGAAAATAGTTAGAATTGTCCTCATCCAAAAAAATGAACTCCGGTGGCTTGCCAGGTGTATGACGGTGCTAACATGGCACGCCACGTGTTTcattaagggactaaaatcaattttttttaaaaaaaatggggTACTAGGAGAAAAACAGATAGT contains:
- the LOC130726471 gene encoding inactive TPR repeat-containing thioredoxin TTL3, giving the protein MGENNSTQEKKPAGCGLITAVFGRNGWSRKPSSSSSAGSSPVTNHNNTSDTKRRRSGSNNDAVLAGAAAAASSNAATSASSRSVSNAPSPPSNSNPQKPLTTHQNPQRKQQQHSEMPRVAAARVSPAQGYVSQGRTVPREAIGIFGELESMINDHQKNRGTGNLVRASSSNVMLFGNLGNIRQGTSQDNSYQNTMDYNVANGSGGYNRNNETKQQQQQQQQQQQNPGSFCRALSTRMDPEQLKIMGNEDYKNGRFEEALALYDAAIAMDPNKASYRSNRSAALTALGRILEAVFECREAIQIEPHYQRAHHRLGNLHLRLGETDKALYHYKQAGSEADPDEVAKAKALQVHLNKCTEARRQGDWNKLITETSNAISSGADSAPQIFGLQAEALLKLRRHQDADNVMSKCPNFGVDECTKFFGPIGNANLLVTRAQVYMASGRFEDAMEAAQKAARLDSNNRDANKVLRKVRGVTAARARGNELFKASKFSEACIAYGEGLEHDSYNSLLLCNRAACRSKLGQFEKAVEDCNAALNLRPSYSKARLRRADCYAKLERWQASVEDYEILLKETPDDEEVNRALLEARAQLKKQQG